The Plasmodium vivax chromosome 12, whole genome shotgun sequence genomic interval GACAAATTgaataaacataataaaacgGCGTATCACCAGCGAGAGGAAGATCGGACGATCACATCGCAGTAGTTTTCATTTTACGcatttgttttaaataattggGGGATATATTATTTCCACTTTTGGGACAGAAATGTTTAGCAAAAAAACCTCCTAAAAATTGCCTTGAATGgcccacctttttttttttttttaacttaagTGTGCGCAGCGCGAACGTGGGGGAAGCACATAGGTACCTTCGCGGAAGTATGTGTGCTGTGTGTTCGTACCTCCTTGCGCCATTAGGGCGGACGACAGGGATGCATAAAGCGAAAATGGCAAACATTGCAAACGTGGCAGACATGACAAGCGTGACCGCGGCACACATTGGCCTATACGGCTGGAATCATACGCGGgggtttatatattttctcttgggtgtttttttttgtgtgcggTGTAGAGTGGCCTCATTTCCCCGCCACAGGGTAGCTAAATAAACAcgccaaaaaggagaaagcgaacatgtgtgcatatctACTCAcatatacgtacgtatgcgcACGATGGGGTAGATTCTGATGAAGACACTTTTAGCCAGTTGATGCATATTACTTTTTCATCGTGAGACGAAttgtgacaaaaaaaaaaaaaaaaaaaaaaaaacgaggaCCCCCgcaatgaaaataaatactcATGGAAGGCACTGCAAAGGGAACTTTCACCCGAAGTGATGCAAATGGCGTAACCATACTTGCGAAGTAAAAGCCTTACGAAAAATGcagagcaaaatgggggaaaaaacccCGCacacccaaaaaaaaaaaaaaaagagagtcactttttatttataatccTTTCAATATTCGGAGTTGCAACAAGTTTATTGTCGCAGTTTccgagaaaaataaattccgAGTTTTCCTTTATGTAGCAAGCGATTTCTTGCGAGAAAGTGCACTCCGACCCTTCATCCACATCAAACACGATATcgttaattttcatttttatttttttatttttgtaaataattaGCTTTGCAAATTTACCATTGGGTAGTGTGCTTACATTGCTGAGTTCGTATGCGCTGTTGTTCGTTTTTTggatcacttttttttccttttttgtttccatttgttccttttcttccgTCTTGCAGCCCGTCTGTTGCCGCCCCCGCTCTTTTGTTACATCGtctttgttttcattttgttcctcgTTTCGAAGAAGAGCTGGTAGCATGTTGGGCAGCTGGATGTAGAAAAAGAATCGTTCCTTGTTGAGGAACAgttttcgaatttttttttgcttctcattatttgtaaaaaatggcaaggTCAGTGGCAAAAAGTGAGCATCGGAGGAGGTAGTCTTCTTATTGTAGAAGATGTTTTTACTTATGTTGTTTAATTCGTAAATATCTATggacgtttttttcttttgaggAGATTCCACAACATGATCATCATTGTTTGCCTTTAAGTATTCCAAATTTAGTAAGTTCAAATTGTTACTGcttatctttttttctgctacTTCATGGGGAGGGAAagctttattaattttgttgccattaaaatgattatcatttttttttttttcattttgcaaatcaAAGTTGATCGTTTTCTTTATTAACTCTTGAATGCTTCTGTTATTTAAGCTATCATCTAATTTGTCCACTTGttccgtttttattttattttcatttttcaaattgtcaATATTTgggacaaatttttttaaggcaCTTTTCTTACTATTGCTcgccccatttttaagtaaattCGATTTGTTACGCAGTGTGTTGTTGATGCTTCTCCTCAAGCTGTATTCATCTTGGTTGTGTCTATTATTCATTATTTGTTGCCTCTTAAATGGGAAGTGAATAGAGTGACACAGGGGTCGATGTTCGTGTGTAGAAATGTATGTAATCTCTCCgctgctgcttttttttttcctcgggGGGACTTTATTTGCATAGGTAAGTTTACACAGTTTTATCGCCTTGCACGTAGCTGTCAGATGCGGGACTACAATGTGTATGCGCCCTCCTGCATATGTTACGAGTCACGTATTTGCTAACTTATCCCCTGCTGTAATACATACGGGATGATAATCGGGTTAGCGGCTTGCGTTTCATCAGGTGGGGGACCAAAATGCCAGTGACCTCTTACTGTGCAACGGTGGTGCTGAATCTTAGTTTAATGAATGTGACTCCACAGgactgcattttttttttccgggACCCCCCTCTCTCGTTAACCTTATAGCAAATTAAAATCTATCGTTTTGCAAagataaaggaaaacattactggattttttcacaaaaaaaaaaaaaaaaattggctacAATTAATTCATTTCGGCTCCTTTTATATACATCATTTCTTATGTGACGTACTTGGTATTTTTCTTCACGTCATtctttccacattttttcccttgttTGGATCCTCTTCTTATACTTTTGAGGTTAAAAATTAGAGAAGGTGGGACGAATGGACGAAGCGGCGAAtgtccagggggggggtatCCTCAACttgtgaaaaaagggaagcgcaTAGGCAGAAAAATGTACTCATTTATACCTCCCTGTATGCACTCCTTTGTGCCTGTATGTATGCCCCCCTTtacgcccccttttttttgcaccacTTTTTTGCTAATCGTTCATTTTGACTCCTTGCAGCTTTGCTCCAGTTTGAAGTATCCCTAAATTGGGGGATACGAACCGACACGTTTCGTTCAAATGTTGTGTTCGCGTTTAAAATGGTAGAGGAAAAAcggagtggaaaaaattaaagagggttagaaaaaaaaaaaaatataaataaataagcaaCGTACTACTGTAAAGCACATGATATGCATTTTGTACTTACGTGCATTCGCTCGCGTGCTATGCCAAGGGGCAGTTAAAAAAACACTATAAAGTGAAAGCGCAATAGGGGGGTGGAGTTTTAAAAAGCGTAACGATAAAAGCGTAGCGATAAAAGCGTAGCGATAAAAGCGCAGCGATGGTGACGTAAGTTCGGAAAAAGGAGCCGAACGAGTTTTGAATACAAAATGTGAAGATCCACGTTTGTATTATGCAGGGCGTAGTTTGTACTGTATGTCGTGCACATATTTCTTCACTTGGTTGTAATCCCCCGtgttaaggtaaaaaaaacgtgagggagtaaagaaaaaatataaaatataggaACAATGCCCTGacccgcttcccccttgttTCCCCCCAATAGGGGAGGTGTGATCCATTTGGAAAAGGCACCCCTACTGGGGGCCCGCCTGGATCATTTGTGcatcccaaagggggaactTCTTATTGGGCACTCCCCCCGGGTCACTCGTTCTGCGTCACCTTATTGTTGCGGATGAAGACATTTTCCAGGATGACCCTTTTTGACAACTCCTGGGACTCCGCCGGTGGGAGGATATAAATGTTAGAAAAGAAATTGCATGGCTGGGCGTTGCTGAGGTCGATGGAGTAGGGGCAGATAAACAGCTTCTTATGTATCTCCTTAACGTAGGACTTTTCTTTTGTGTAGGAAGGGAAGAGGAACATATCTGGCAGCCTGTTCGGGTGGAAcagcaaatttttaaacttgGTAATTTCAATGTTAAATTCGGAGGGGtaggaagggaagaaagaaagTTGCCTTAATATCTGCTCGAATAAGTAAAACGCCTTCATTTCACTTGGCCTGCACAGCAAGTTTTTACTCAAGTTATAAATGACATCGCATGATGTTAAGGCAATCTTTAATTcgtttatataaatataagatGGGTTGGACAAAAAGTGAACATTCGCTAAGTTggcaaaattattttcgtaAGAAAAGGGAGGCTGCGGCAGAGGGTACACATTGACCGAATCATAAATCGATgggataataaaaaaatgtgttttttctaGCGGCTCACTTTTTGCCAacttgataatttttttaaaaatattttcataaatcaCGTTGATATCTCCTATTTTTTGAATTGTCTCACTGAAATTACGAATGTATAGGAAGGGCCCGAAAATTAAAACTACATGTGGTAATTTTTCGTTTacgatttttaaaaaattgtccaAATTATCGCTGTATTCGTTGTCTGTATATACATACCCATTGCAAAccattatatgtatattatcaTCATTGTACAATTGTAGGACTTTACTCTGGtcgcttttttcttcttcacatttgttATCCTCTTCAATTTCGTTTccattaaaatgttttaacaaaaatgccgtgttttccaattttacatttaaatggGTGGGCAACCCAGCGTAAATATTGTTCACGTAATATTTGATACTGTACTggtttatttctttcttccccttgaTGGCTAAAATTTGCCCCAAAAAAcagcatatattttttatatgatttaAGTTCAGCAGTTGCGCCTTGTCTCCGTTGTTCAAATTTAAATTGCCCTCCAAAATGATGTTCGATTCACTTATGTTAATTTCGTTGTCTGTATAAATTCGTCCGAAGATGTAGCACTCCTCTTCATTCATATTTAGTATGGGACTCACTTCAATATTTAAGTTGAGTTTTTTGGAGTACATTAGGAAGAGCTCCAAAAATAGggacaattttttgtttacattTTCAGATATGACACTTGTATCCAGTCCCAAAAATTGGTAATTCTCATCGATGCTATTAACTGACTTGACGTAGCAATGATACTTATTGTTGCAGTTTATTCCTGCCTTTTCCGACAGCTCGGCGTTGTACTGCTTTACGTATTCATAGTCGTATATTACGTTGTCCTTTAGgaagttttcatttttgaacaattttttgttgtacTCCTCCAAATAATCTTCAAATAATTTGTGAAAGTTCCCTTTGTGTTTATTTCTCTCCACATAATCGAAGACATCCTTCAGGTCGTCGCTCAAGCTATTATCTGTGTAGTACGTCTCCAGGAAGAGCTTCACGTCTGCTTGTTTTATCTCCTTCATCCTTCGGCTTCTATTTTTGTGTGCGTCGCGCTGGCGGGCACGCAAAGTTGCAGTAAATGGTGCGTCCGGATGGTCACCACGTTGTGGTTAACGCGTGCGTGTGTGTTGGCACCTATCCACGTCTGCGCCAATATAGCGCAATTTCGAACGCAGTCACAGCTGAGAACAAATCGCTATTTGCCAAAGGCGGACGGCTAACAATGTTCCAAAAGGTTAATAATCCCTCCCCCAAAGGCGTGCACTCGTGTTCCCTTTTCATTCCTTCGCGGGGGGGCATCTGTGCTGTGCTTTCATCCATAAAGGTTCCTCACTTGGGTGAGGGCTTCACGCGCGATTACGTACGTGCATATGTTTAAGTGTAGGTGCGTTTGGAGGGTGCTCGCGATGCAAATGTTATATgcgtatgcatattttttttttttttttacgcacagagaagtttttttttttttttttttttttttttttttcctaaactTTTATCGCCTCTCCGAGCATTTCATTCGAATTTAAAGTTTGTTGAGGTTCCCCAATAAATTGAagtcatccattttttttaaaacaggTTAATAATCCCCACAAACGGAAACATTCGTGGGGAAACAATGCAAAGGGGTATACCTTTTTAAAACCAACAGTGCTGCTGCGTAACTGCCGTAGGTGTGTGAAAATGAGCGTACATATGTTTTTCTCTCGCTGATGTGAGCCCATCCGAACGCACACACAAAGGTATGAATATCGTTTTGTGCCCCTAAGCGTGACATATGCGTTCCATATACGTATCCATGTAGCTACCCCTACATCGCAATCGTTTTAGTCCTGTGGCATAGACAGTGGTACTACTTAAATGGTGAAATAGTGAGCCATGTTGGGGGACACACAGGCAAAACGGCGAACTGTGAAATGGTTCAAAAAAGTAACATAgcgtggagaaaaaaaaaaaaaaaaaagatatacgATGATGAATTCGCAATTTTgacaaaagaaagaaagctTCTTCCAT includes:
- a CDS encoding hypothetical protein, conserved (encoded by transcript PVX_117292A), with translation MNNRHNQDEYSLRRSINNTLRNKSNLLKNGASNSKKSALKKFVPNIDNLKNENKIKTEQVDKLDDSLNNRSIQELIKKTINFDLQNEKKKNDNHFNGNKINKAFPPHEVAEKKISSNNLNLLNLEYLKANNDDHVVESPQKKKTSIDIYELNNISKNIFYNKKTTSSDAHFLPLTLPFFTNNEKQKKIRKLFLNKERFFFYIQLPNMLPALLRNEEQNENKDDVTKERGRQQTGCKTEEKEQMETKKEKKVIQKTNNSAYELSNVSTLPNGKFAKLIIYKNKKIKMKINDIVFDVDEGSECTFSQEIACYIKENSEFIFLGNCDNKLVATPNIERIINKK
- a CDS encoding DNA polymerase alpha subunit, putative (encoded by transcript PVX_117295A), which codes for MKEIKQADVKLFLETYYTDNSLSDDLKDVFDYVERNKHKGNFHKLFEDYLEEYNKKLFKNENFLKDNVIYDYEYVKQYNAELSEKAGINCNNKYHCYVKSVNSIDENYQFLGLDTSVISENVNKKLSLFLELFLMYSKKLNLNIEVSPILNMNEEECYIFGRIYTDNEINISESNIILEGNLNLNNGDKAQLLNLNHIKNICCFLGQILAIKGKKEINQYSIKYYVNNIYAGLPTHLNVKLENTAFLLKHFNGNEIEEDNKCEEEKSDQSKVLQLYNDDNIHIMVCNGYVYTDNEYSDNLDNFLKIVNEKLPHVVLIFGPFLYIRNFSETIQKIGDINVIYENIFKKIIKLAKSEPLEKTHFFIIPSIYDSVNVYPLPQPPFSYENNFANLANVHFLSNPSYIYINELKIALTSCDVIYNLSKNLLCRPSEMKAFYLFEQILRQLSFFPSYPSEFNIEITKFKNLLFHPNRLPDMFLFPSYTKEKSYVKEIHKKLFICPYSIDLSNAQPCNFFSNIYILPPAESQELSKRVILENVFIRNNKVTQNE